Proteins found in one Thunnus maccoyii chromosome 5, fThuMac1.1, whole genome shotgun sequence genomic segment:
- the LOC121897787 gene encoding probable E3 ubiquitin-protein ligase HERC4 isoform X2 gives MFSWGEDSQGGFRLKDGPDAAGDGVHFLKLSFHITDLSAGHSVLAFVKRNGNAFIIRTNENNDGRRVRGKQKFVKCKEKIQAVSCGDDTVTLLTETGRVLCVDSAHPPFTPRPLQALCNIPVSQVACGSQHSVALTKDGQVYTWGQDSRGQLGLGKRKLGANSPQHLRSLSAIPLVQIAAGGEQSFALSVSGGVFSWGRNNCGQLGVGDTTDRHTPTPVHSLDMKKTIHISCGKDHTAVLTKDGVVFTFGSGQYGQLGHNSFSDELRPRLVAELWGAKVIKIACGRHHTLVMTDSKRVYSFGCGEQGQLGHGEESHPSVPLPVQLPQDAADVPQILNIYAGGNCAFATCSSNEEVHEESDSDSMNNVTQHCLDAMIDKWTSEHNSKSWKKIKQEIQRTFSSASCVNQSFLEQSRDKHFQTSPTYFGMNLSVARRNFKKLVKKDTVLAEVEAAVMHLLPSLDKKPVGVEGLRIYLLLFELLHVIQKHKRQQSTKLAEVVAAAVVRLSADSLQVIGDWWSSLSPSTMMKYVKVWKQTLSVILSFDPVPRNSGVKNLLLVLQYMYNANSRITEPQRIPESNFCLLIDDDVLHQDLWLWRLRSQHKNVPAEPLILCSFPIVMDLQSKKKVFDGNAYYTMIEEMKHIFCNLILECGRCQLPQDLFFQLNLKRATVLEDTFKELAAVDHSDYKRPLMVYFDENYTIDNVNKKDFFHDVFHEMVSAESEMFMFNDSETLAWFPSKATQDEERYFLFGVLCGLALFNHCIIYLPFPLALFKKLLGVKPSLEDMIEFSPCNGKTLQYILEEDDIENLDMYFSINWDETEVDLDPDNPEKPVTSQNKKEFVDAYVNHAFNTSVTRVFQEFKRGFFQVCERDLVKLFRPKELQEVLVGKDFTDWEKLKQNTSYEGAYDDGHPTIKMFWEVFDELTEDQKTAFLWFVTGFERVPILGMDTIKMTVRDKQVKDLSYDLYYPETHTCFSTLELPIYSSKEIMRDRLTEALSNKRNIHK, from the exons ATGTTTTCGTGGGGAGAGGACAGTCAGGGGGGCTTTCGGTTGAAAGACGGCCCCGATGCAGCAGGTGATGGAGTTCACTTCCTAAAACTCAGTTTCCACATCACGGATCTGTCAGCAGGTCACAGTGTTCTCGCTTTTGTCAAGAGAAATGGAAACGCGTTCATCATTCGCACCAACGAGAACAACGATGGAAGAAGagtgagaggaaaacaga AGTTTGTGAAATGCAAAGAGAAGATTCAGGCTGTGAGTTGTGGTGATGATACAGTCACACTGCTGACTGAGACAGGCAGAGTTCTGTGTGTGGACTCTGCTCACCCTCCTTTTACACCCAG gCCGCTGCAAGCGTTGTGTAACATCCCAGTATCTCAGGTTGCTTGTGGGAGCCAACATTCAGTCGCCCTGACCAAAG ATGGTCAGGTGTATACATGGGGCCAGGACTCCAGAGGCCAGCTGGGTCTGGGAAAGAGGAAGCTCGGCGCCAATTCACCCCAACACCTCCGATCTCTGTCAGCGATCCCCCTGGTCCAGATCGCTGCAGGGGGGGAGCAGAGCTTCGCCCTCTCTGTGTCTGGAGGTGTGTTCAGCTGGGGCAGAAACAACTGTGGACAGCTCGGAGTGGGAGACACAACAG acagacacacaccaacCCCTGTTCATTCTCTGGACATGAAAAAAACTATTCACATTTCCTGTGGAAAGGATCACACTGCCGTTTTGACAAAG GATGGTGTAGTGTTTACATTTGGCTCCGGTCAGTATGGACAGCTTGGGCACAATTCATTCAGTGATGAGCTACGTCCTCGGCTTGTTGCAGAGCTCTGGGGGGCAAAGGTCATCAAGATTGCATGTGGACG ACATCACACATTAGTGATGACAGACTCCAAGAGAGTCTACTCCTTTGGTTGTGGAGAGCAAGGGCAGCTGGGACATGGAGAGGAGAGTCATCCGTCTGTGCCGCTGCCTGTCCAACTGCCACAGG ATGCCGCTGATGTTCCCCAAATTCTGAACATCTACGCAGGAGGAAACTGTGCGTTTGCGACATGCTCTTCTAATGAG GAAGTTCATGAGGAGTCAGACAGTGACAGTATGAACAACGTAACACAGCACTGTCTTGATGCTATGATTGACAAATGGACCTCTGAACATAATTCAAAGTCATGGAAAAAGATAAAGCA GGAAATCCAAAGGACGTTTTCCTCTGCATCCTGTGTGAATCAAAGCTTCCTTGAGCAAAG caGAGATAAACATTTCCAAACCTCTCCAACATACTTCGGCATGAACTTGTCAGTTGCGCGCCGCAATTTCAAAAAACTGGTGAAGAAAGACACTGTTTTGGCAGAG GTTGAAGCTGCTGTCATGCACTTGCTTCCCTCTCTTGACAAGAAACCAGTGGGAGTGGAGGGGCTGAGGATCTATCTGCTTCTCTTTGAGCTTCTGCATGTGATCCAGAAACACAAACGGCAACAGAGCACAAAGCTAGCTGAGGTGGTCGCTGCTGCCGTAGTAAGACTGTCTGCTGACAGCCTCCAGGTCATAG GGGACTGGTGGTCCTCACTGTCGCCCTCCACCATGATGAAATATGTTAAGGTGTGGAAGCAGACCCTTTCAGTGATCCTGTCCTTTGATCCTGTTCCACGCAACTCTGGAGTCAAAAACCTGCTACTGGTCCTCCAATATATGTACAAT gcCAACAGCAGGATTACAGAACCTCAAAGGATTCCAGAAAGCAATTTCTGTTTGTTGATTGACGACGACGTTCTTCATCAGGATCTGTGGCTTTGGCGCTTACGGTCGCAACacaag aaTGTGCCTGCTGAGCCACTTATCCTTTGTAGCTTTCCAATTGTGATGGATCTGCAATCCAAGAAAAAGGTTTTTGATGGGAATGCCTACTATACCATG ATTGAAGAAATGAAGCACATCTTCTGTAATTTGATCCTGGAATGTGGAAGGTGTCAATTGCCTCAAGACCTTTTCTTTCAACTGAACCTGAAGCGAGCAACAGTTTTGGAAGACACATTTAAAGAACTGGCTGCTGTTGATCACAGTGACTACAAGAGGCCACTTATG GTCTATTTTGATGAAAACTACACGATtgataatgtcaacaaaaaagacttttttcatGACGTGTTTCATGAGATGGTGTCTGCTGAATCTGAGATGTTCATGTTCAATGACTCCGAAACGCTGGCATGGTTCCCCTCAAAA GCAACACAGGACGAGGAGAGATACTTCCTGTTTGGAGTTCTGTGTGGATTGGCCTTGTTCAACCATTGCATCATATATTTACCGTTCCCACTGGCTCTGTTCAAGAAGCTGCTCGGTGTAAAGCCTTCACTTGAGGATATGATAGAATTCAGCCCATGTAATGGAAA GACTCTACAGTACATCCTGGAAGAAGATGACATCGAAAACCTGGACATGTATTTCTCA ATCAACTGGGATGAGACAGAGGTTGACCTTGATCCTGACAATCCTGAAAAGCCggtgacaagtcaaaataa GAAGGAGTTTGTGGATGCCTACGTGAATCATGCCTTCAACACGTCAGTGACGAGGGTGTTCCAGGAGTTCAAGCGAGGCTTCTTCCAGGTGTGTGAGCGGGATTTGGTGAAGCTGTTCCGTCCAAAGGAGCTACAGGAAGTTCTTGTGGGAAAAGACTTCACTGACTGGGAAAAGCTGAAACAG AACACAAGTTATGAGGGGGCTTACGATGACGGACACCCCACCATAAAGATGTTTTGGGAGGTTTTTGATGAACTAACTGAGGATCAGAAGACAGCTTTCCTCT GGTTTGTGACAGGTTTTGAGAGGGTTCCTATTCTTGGCATGGATACGATCAAGATGACAGTTCGAGATAAACAAGTTAAAGACCTCTCCTATGACCTGTACTACCCTGAGACACACACGTGTTTCTCGACCCTGGAGTTGCCCATATACTCCAGCAAGGAGATCATGCGAGACAGGTTAACAGAGGCCCTGAGCAACAAGAGAAACATCCACAAGTGA